CAGGGACATGCTATCCAACAACGGCTACCAGGTGATCACGGCCGGAAGCGGCGAAAGCGGATTGTCGCTGTACCGGGAAAAAAGCGATGCCATCGCGCTGGTCATTTTGGACCTGATCATGCCGGGCATGGGCGGCAAGCACTGCATGGAAGAGATTTTAAACTTCAACCCCGACGCCAAGGTCGTGATCTCCAGCGGCTACAGCATGGAAGATCCTGCCTCGGACGAGGTATTGCAACGTGCCCGGGGTTTTATTCAAAAGCCTTACAATTTCAGAAAAATGCTGAAACTGCTGCACGATGTGGTTAAGGATGCGGCATAGATCGGCAGCCTGGTGAATCATATTAGAGAAAGCACAATGTGCAAGCCCCAGGCCAGGGCAGTGGACAAAAACGCCGAAAAGGTCATGAGCCGGCAGGCAGCGACGATATGACCGGGCCTGACCGGCCCGTAACCGGCTCCGATGACAGGCTTCTCCACCCTTCGGCCGTGGTAGGAGTTGGGACCGTTCAGCCAGACCGCCAGGGCGCCGGCAAAGGCCGCCTCGGGTCGGCCGGCATTGGGGCTGCTATGGCGGTGCCCTTCCCGCAAGGCGGTTTTCAGGGCCCGGCGGCCGGCGTCTTTTGAAAGCATTCCGGCCGCGGCCCCGATGACGAGCACCGACAAGCGAGCCGGAATGTAATTGGCCGCATCGTCGATGCGCGCCGCGATCTTCCCGAATTGAATATAGCGGTCGTTTTTATATCCCACCATGGAGTCCAGGGTACTGATCATCTTGAAGGCCATTCCCAGAGGGGCGCCGCCGATGGCAATAAAAAGCAAAGGAGACAAAATGCCGTCCACGAAATTCTCC
This Desulfatitalea tepidiphila DNA region includes the following protein-coding sequences:
- the cbiB gene encoding adenosylcobinamide-phosphate synthase CbiB, with amino-acid sequence MPDPSPFLLTWLALPAGVALDLLLGDPQGWPHPVRWMGRAIEKMEPVCRRRIPNDRVAGAALAIGLIAAAWLAALSVLHVLSGIHPALGWAGEVAMIYYALSIRSLGDAAMEMYRVLRDDSIPAARRKLAFIVSRDVDHYQAPDIARATVETVAENFVDGILSPLLFIAIGGAPLGMAFKMISTLDSMVGYKNDRYIQFGKIAARIDDAANYIPARLSVLVIGAAAGMLSKDAGRRALKTALREGHRHSSPNAGRPEAAFAGALAVWLNGPNSYHGRRVEKPVIGAGYGPVRPGHIVAACRLMTFSAFLSTALAWGLHIVLSLI